In Microbacterium enclense, the DNA window CTGTCCGGGTACTGATCCGTCGTCCGGGGGCGCGGTCGTGCGTCCGAGACCCAGAGTATCGAGCCCACCTGGGCAGTGCCCGTGCAGCGGCGGCTGCCCCTCCGAGACCACGCATAAACGCTTTCCACGCGCATAAACGCGCTGTGCTCGCGTTTATGGGCGCCGATCGCGTTTATGCCTGTCAGGGCGACGCCGCATCGATCGGACAGGGCGGCCGGGGTGCCGGCATCCGGGGTCAGATCAGGAAGACGGATGCCGCCCCGGGGTTGTGTGCGTGCACCAGAACGCCGAAGACCACGGCGTCGAAGAGCAGGTGCACGGTCACGACGTACCAGAGCGAGCGCGTCTTGAGGAAGAGGAAGCCCTGCACGATCACGAACGGGATGGTGAGCAGGGGTCCCCACGCCTGGTAACCGAGCTCCCACAGGAACGACATGAAGACGATCGCCTGCAGCAGGTTGGCGGTGAGGTCGGGGAAGTGCCGTCGCAGCAGAACGAAGACCGTGCAGATGAAGAACAGCTCGTCCCAGATGCCCACCGCGCCGACGCCGACGAACAGCCGCGCAATGAGATCGGGCGTGTTCACCACCGGCCAGTTCATGTAGACGCCGGAGGTGATGAAGTAGAACGGCAGGATCAGATAGCCGAGCACGATGACGCCGGCCAGCCACGCCCATTGCCACCACGTCCACCGGCCTCCCCCGCGCCACGGGAAGGCGATCGCGCGATCGCGGTAGACGAAGCGCGAGATCACATAGGGAACGACGACCGCACCGCCCAGGGCGAGGGTGAAGCGGAGGAACGCGGCATTGTCGAGTTCGGCGTGCAGCGGGATCAGGCTGACGATGAACTGGCCGACCGCCACCAGAGAGACGTCGCGCGCGATGCTCGGCTCGTCGCCCCGGACGAGGGCGATGCCGGCGCGACGGTCGACGAGGACACCGGATGCCACGGCGAGCGCGAGCAGGATCCAGCCGAGCCACACGATCTGCACGACGAACAGCACCGGGGCGGCGAGACACACCAACAGCGCCGGGATGAGCTTCGGCGTCCAGGTGGAACGCTCGCGGACCGGCACCGCGGTGTGCGCGGTCACGGCGAGACCCGCGTGTAGGTCAGGTCGCGGATGTCGCGGCCGACGCGCAGGCCCTTGCGCTCGAAGGCGGTGAGCACACGTCCCTCGAACCGCTCGGCCCACTCCCCGACGAACGCCCGCTCGAAGTCGGGCGCCTCGTCGAGCACGTCGCGCATCTGGTCGGCGTAGTCCTGCCAGTCGGTCGCGAGGCGCAGGGTGGCACCGGGGCGAAGCGCCTGCGCGGCGATACGTGCGAAGTCGGGGGCGACCAAGCGGCGCTTGGTGTGCTTGTTCTTGTGCCACGGGTCAGGGAAGAACACCCACAGCTCGTCGACGGATGCCGCGGGTAGGAGGTGCTCGAGCGCCTCCGGCGCGTTGGCCTCGACGAGACGCAGGTTTCTGACGCCCTCGCGATCGGCATCGAGCATGGTGCGCGCCAGCCCCGCGGTGAAGACCTCGACGGCGAGGAAATCGGTGTCGGGGTGGGCGGCGGCGGCCGAGACGATCTGATGACCCTGGCCCGAGCCGACCTCCACGACGAGTCGGGCCTGTCGGCCGTAGACCGCGGCGGGGTCGACGGCGGTTCCCGCCTTGACGCTCGTGGCGGCGGCGGCACGCTCCACGGGAAGCAGGTAGAACGGCGAGAGCTCGGCCCACGCCCGGTCCTGCGCCTCCGACATGCGGCCGCTGCGGCGCACGAACGACACCGGCTTGTCGCGGTACACGGGCGCGGCGTCCATGTCTTCCAGGCTAGGCGACGAGCCTTCGGGGGTGTGGCGCACGGGCACCTTGCGGCCGCTCACGGCACGGTCACGAAGTCGATGAGCTCCTCGACGCGGCCGAGCAGGGCCGGTTCGAGGTCACGGAACGTGGTGACCTTCGACAGGATGTGCTGCCACGCGCGCGCGGTGTCGGCCTGCTCGTCGGCGGGCCAGCCGAGGGCGCGGCAGACGCCCACCTTCCACTCGATCCCGCGCGGCACCTCAGGCCACGCGGCGATGCCGAGGGCACGCGGCGTCACGCACTGCCAGACGTCGACGAACGGGTGGCCGACGATGCGTACGTGCGCGCCGTGTCGTCCGCGCGCGATCTTCTCCGCGATGCGCGACTCCTTGGAGTTCGGCACGAGGTGGTCGACGAGCACGCCGTAGCGTCGTTCGGCGGTGGGAGGCTCGGCATCCAGGGTCTGTTCGAGAAGGTCGACGCCCTCGAGGAACTCGACGACGACGCCCTCGGCGCGCAGGTCGGCGCCCCAGACCTTCTCGACGAGCTCGGCGTCGTGCTTGCCCTCGACGAAGATGCGGCTCGCGCGGGCGGTGCGGGCGCGCTGGTCGGCGACGGCGAACGATCCAGACGCCGTGCGCGTGCGGCCCTTCGCTGCAGCGGTGGGCGCCTCGAGCACCACGGGAGCGCCGTCGACCAGGAAGCCGCCGCCGAGCGGGAACAGCCGACGCTTGCCGAAGCGGTCTTCGAGCTCGACGTTCATGCCCTCGACGCGGGTCACCGCACCGACGTAGCCGTCTCCGGCGACCTCGACCACCAGGTCTGCGGATGCCGCGACGTGGGCCGGCTTCTTGCGTCCGGCATCACGCCAGCCGCGGGCGAGCACATCGGTGCCGTAGCGGTCGTCCATTCGTACCTCCGAGCGATCGAGCCTAGGCGGGGTCGATGTGCGCTCACAGCGGACGCGCCGGTTCTACCCGGGTGTCGGCGGTCGTTTATAGAGTGGACAGGTCCGCCAGCCGAAGGGGGAGGCATGCGAAAGCCCAGCGCCGCGCGAGCGATGGCGGTTCTGCTTGCGGTGGTCGCCGGGGTGCTCGCGTGGCCTCTGTCCGCCGCTGCTGTCCCACCCCCGTCGCTCGGCTCGAGTTACGTGCTCGATCAGGCGGACGTCCTCACCAACGCCCAGGAGGCCGAGGTCCAGTCGCGCCTGGTGCGACTGACCACCGACACGGGCTTCGATATGTGGGTCGCCTACGTCGATGAGTTCACCCAGCCCGAAGCCGCCGAGGAGTGGGCCAACGAGACGGCGAACCGCAACAACCTCGGTCCGCATCAGTACCTGCTGGCCGTATCGGTCGACGGGCGCGCCTATTACCTCTCCGGGGATGTCGACGACGGTGCCCTGACGACGCAGCAACTCGCCGCGATCGAGCAGGACCTCGTTCAACCCGCCCTCGCGAGTGGAGACTGGGCCGGGGCCGCGGTGAAGGCCGTCGACGGGCTGACGGCGGCGGAGCGTGCCGCACCCGCAGCGCCCGCCCCCACCCCCGCCGGCAGCGGTCCCGACGTCGGTCTCATCGCTCTCGTGGTCCTTCTCGTCCTCGTGATCGGCGGTGGGCTGCTGTGGTTCGGTCTGCGGCGGCGGCGAACGGCATCCGGGGGCTCGGCCGCACCGCAGGAGAGCATCGAAGAACTCTCGCGGCGCGCGGGATCGGCTCTGGTCGCGACCGACGATGCGATCAAGAACAGCGGGCAGGAGCTCGGCTTCGCGCGGGCGCAGTTCGGCGACGACGCCGCCGCGCCCTTCGTCGAGGTGCTCGCGCAGGCGAAGGCCGACCTCGACCGCGCGTTCACGATCTCGCAGCAGCTCGACGATGCGACCCCCGAGACCCCCGACCAGCAGCGAGCCGGCTACACCGAGATCCTGCGGCTGTGCGCGTCGGCCGACGAGGCCCTGGATGCCAAGGCGGCGGCGTTCGACGAGCTTCGCGCCCTCGAGGCCGACGCGCCCGGAGCCCTCGCCCGCCTGCAGCAGCAGCACGCCGCGGCCACAGCCGCCCTGCCGACCGCCGATGCCGAGCTCGCTCGGTTGCGCGAGAAGTACGCCGACACGGCCCTCGCTCCCGTCGCCGACAACGCCGCGCAGGCTCGCGCCCGGCTCGATCTCGCCGCCCAGCAGATCGCCGCCGCCTCGCGTGCCCTCGCGGCCGGAGACACCGGAGCGGCCGCCGTGGCCCTGCGGGCGGCGCAAGCCGCGGTCACGCAGGCCGAGACGCTCGAGAAGGCCGTCTCGTCGCTCGGCACCGACCTGACCGATGCGGAGAGACGCTCGAGCGAGCTCGTCGCCGAGATCGACGGCGACATCGCCGCGGCGGGCGCTCTCTCCGACCCCGACGGCCGCGTCGCCGGCGCCGTCGCCGCGGCGAGCGCCCAGCTGAATGCCGCCCGCGCCGCCCTGGGCGGCGAGCGGTCCGACCCCCTGGGCGCTCTCGCCACTCTCGAGCAGGCGAACACGACGATCGACGGCGTCATCGCCGAGGCACGCGACGCCGCCGAGCGTCAGCGGCGCGCAGCCTCCCAGCTCGACACCGCGCTCATGCAGGCGCGCGCCCAGGTGTCATCGACCGAGAGCTTCATCGCCGCGCGACGGGGCGCTGTCGGCCCCACGGCGCGGACGCGTCTCGCCGAGGCCGGGGCGGCTCTCGTCCAGGCGGAACACCTGCGCGCCACCGATCCCGTCGGCGCATCGTCACTCGCCCAGCGAGCCGTGCAGCTCTCCAGCGAAGCGGGGTCCCTGGCCCAGAACGACGTCGGCAGCTTCGGCGGCGGGCCCGGAGGCGGCGGGAGCGACGTGCTCGGCGCCATCCTCGGCGGCATCGCCGTCAACTCCCTCCTGGGCGGGGGCGGCTCGCGATCACGTGGAGGCTTCGGCGGAGGCGGGTTGGGCGGCTTCGGCGGAGGCTTCGGGGGCACTCGCTCCGGCGGTTCCCGGTCGCGATCCGGAGGCGGCGGTATGCGCTCGGGAGGCTCGCGCGGCAGCGGGGGCGGACGCTCGCGCCGGGGAGGCGGACGCTTCTGAACGCCCCTCGCAAGCCGCTCTCGGCCGTCACAGAAAACTCGTAGCATTCGACACCAGACTCGACTCTGTCGCCTTAGGAAGGAACCCCCGCATGGCCAAGCAGTCCATCTTCGGTCGCATTCAGACCCTCGTCCGCGCGAACGTCAACGCGCTCCTCGACCAGGCCGAGGACCCGCAGAAGATGCTGGATCAGCTCGTCCGCGACTACTCCAACTCGATCGCCGACGCCGAATCGGCCATCGCCGAGACCATCGGCAACCTGCGCCTGCTCGAGCGCGACCACCAAG includes these proteins:
- the trmB gene encoding tRNA (guanosine(46)-N7)-methyltransferase TrmB, producing the protein MDAAPVYRDKPVSFVRRSGRMSEAQDRAWAELSPFYLLPVERAAAATSVKAGTAVDPAAVYGRQARLVVEVGSGQGHQIVSAAAAHPDTDFLAVEVFTAGLARTMLDADREGVRNLRLVEANAPEALEHLLPAASVDELWVFFPDPWHKNKHTKRRLVAPDFARIAAQALRPGATLRLATDWQDYADQMRDVLDEAPDFERAFVGEWAERFEGRVLTAFERKGLRVGRDIRDLTYTRVSP
- a CDS encoding TPM domain-containing protein, whose product is MRKPSAARAMAVLLAVVAGVLAWPLSAAAVPPPSLGSSYVLDQADVLTNAQEAEVQSRLVRLTTDTGFDMWVAYVDEFTQPEAAEEWANETANRNNLGPHQYLLAVSVDGRAYYLSGDVDDGALTTQQLAAIEQDLVQPALASGDWAGAAVKAVDGLTAAERAAPAAPAPTPAGSGPDVGLIALVVLLVLVIGGGLLWFGLRRRRTASGGSAAPQESIEELSRRAGSALVATDDAIKNSGQELGFARAQFGDDAAAPFVEVLAQAKADLDRAFTISQQLDDATPETPDQQRAGYTEILRLCASADEALDAKAAAFDELRALEADAPGALARLQQQHAAATAALPTADAELARLREKYADTALAPVADNAAQARARLDLAAQQIAAASRALAAGDTGAAAVALRAAQAAVTQAETLEKAVSSLGTDLTDAERRSSELVAEIDGDIAAAGALSDPDGRVAGAVAAASAQLNAARAALGGERSDPLGALATLEQANTTIDGVIAEARDAAERQRRAASQLDTALMQARAQVSSTESFIAARRGAVGPTARTRLAEAGAALVQAEHLRATDPVGASSLAQRAVQLSSEAGSLAQNDVGSFGGGPGGGGSDVLGAILGGIAVNSLLGGGGSRSRGGFGGGGLGGFGGGFGGTRSGGSRSRSGGGGMRSGGSRGSGGGRSRRGGGRF
- a CDS encoding CPBP family intramembrane metalloprotease, which produces MTAHTAVPVRERSTWTPKLIPALLVCLAAPVLFVVQIVWLGWILLALAVASGVLVDRRAGIALVRGDEPSIARDVSLVAVGQFIVSLIPLHAELDNAAFLRFTLALGGAVVVPYVISRFVYRDRAIAFPWRGGGRWTWWQWAWLAGVIVLGYLILPFYFITSGVYMNWPVVNTPDLIARLFVGVGAVGIWDELFFICTVFVLLRRHFPDLTANLLQAIVFMSFLWELGYQAWGPLLTIPFVIVQGFLFLKTRSLWYVVTVHLLFDAVVFGVLVHAHNPGAASVFLI
- a CDS encoding DUF3097 domain-containing protein, whose amino-acid sequence is MDDRYGTDVLARGWRDAGRKKPAHVAASADLVVEVAGDGYVGAVTRVEGMNVELEDRFGKRRLFPLGGGFLVDGAPVVLEAPTAAAKGRTRTASGSFAVADQRARTARASRIFVEGKHDAELVEKVWGADLRAEGVVVEFLEGVDLLEQTLDAEPPTAERRYGVLVDHLVPNSKESRIAEKIARGRHGAHVRIVGHPFVDVWQCVTPRALGIAAWPEVPRGIEWKVGVCRALGWPADEQADTARAWQHILSKVTTFRDLEPALLGRVEELIDFVTVP